A window of the Desulforapulum autotrophicum HRM2 genome harbors these coding sequences:
- the pgsA gene encoding CDP-diacylglycerol--glycerol-3-phosphate 3-phosphatidyltransferase gives MTWQETIKKNVEKCPEKFKSTMGSWMRRLMKIVMNPNFMTLSRIVATPILVGLLMYPGKMTAFLAALVFSLAAITDYFDGYLARKLGLVSTLGKILDPLADKLLVSSAFIMLVSLGFMPAWIACAIIGRELAVTGLRCVIIEQGEDVAASWLGKYKTGFQIACIIPLLIHYPYMGIDFHAIGMVLLYGALVFTLWSGADYFIRFRKLISF, from the coding sequence ATGACCTGGCAGGAAACGATTAAAAAAAACGTGGAAAAATGTCCGGAAAAATTTAAGAGTACCATGGGGAGCTGGATGCGCAGGCTGATGAAGATTGTCATGAATCCCAACTTCATGACCCTGTCAAGGATTGTGGCTACCCCCATTCTTGTGGGCCTTTTGATGTATCCGGGTAAAATGACGGCATTTCTGGCGGCCCTGGTCTTTTCCCTGGCCGCCATCACCGATTATTTTGACGGCTATCTTGCAAGAAAGCTGGGACTTGTCTCAACCCTTGGAAAAATCCTGGACCCCCTGGCGGATAAACTTCTGGTCTCATCGGCATTTATCATGCTGGTCTCCCTGGGGTTCATGCCGGCCTGGATCGCCTGTGCCATCATCGGCAGGGAACTTGCCGTCACAGGGCTTCGGTGCGTCATTATTGAGCAGGGAGAGGATGTGGCAGCCTCCTGGCTTGGGAAATACAAGACAGGCTTTCAAATAGCCTGTATTATTCCCCTCCTCATCCATTACCCCTACATGGGGATCGATTTCCACGCCATTGGCATGGTGCTTCTCTATGGCGCCCTTGTCTTTACCCTCTGGTCCGGGGCGGATTATTTCATCCGGTTCAGAAAACTGATATCCTTTTAG
- the fsa gene encoding fructose-6-phosphate aldolase, with translation MKFFIDTANIDEIKDALAMGMVDGVTTNPSLIAKEAGEFTDIIREICSIVEGPVSAEVISLDYDGMVKEARDLAKIADNIVVKIPMTVDGLKAVRTLTNEGIKTNVTLIFSATQALMAAKAGATYASPFVGRIDDLALDGMNLIEEIAEIYSNYMFDTQIIVASVRNPLHVLNSALIGADIATIPHKVLSALASHPLTDRGIESFMADWKKKENK, from the coding sequence ATGAAGTTTTTTATAGATACAGCCAACATTGATGAGATCAAAGACGCCCTTGCCATGGGCATGGTTGATGGAGTCACGACCAATCCGTCACTCATCGCAAAAGAGGCCGGCGAGTTCACCGACATCATCCGGGAAATCTGTTCGATTGTAGAGGGGCCTGTGAGCGCCGAGGTGATCAGCCTTGATTATGACGGCATGGTCAAGGAGGCAAGGGATCTTGCCAAGATTGCCGACAACATTGTTGTCAAGATTCCCATGACCGTTGACGGTCTCAAGGCCGTGCGGACCCTGACCAATGAGGGCATCAAGACCAACGTCACCCTGATTTTTTCTGCAACCCAGGCCCTGATGGCAGCTAAGGCCGGTGCCACCTATGCAAGTCCTTTTGTGGGTAGAATAGACGATCTTGCCCTTGACGGTATGAACCTTATTGAGGAGATTGCCGAGATCTATTCAAACTATATGTTTGATACCCAGATCATTGTTGCAAGCGTCAGGAACCCCCTGCATGTGTTGAACTCTGCCCTGATCGGGGCTGACATTGCAACCATACCCCACAAGGTGTTGAGCGCCCTTGCATCCCACCCCTTGACAGACAGGGGCATTGAGTCCTTTATGGCAGACTGGAAAAAAAAAGAGAATAAATAA
- the folK gene encoding 2-amino-4-hydroxy-6-hydroxymethyldihydropteridine diphosphokinase, which translates to MAIAYLSIGSNLGNRYDNCIRGRKTVDTLDQTRVVATSPFYRTEPVGFLDQAWFVNGALKIETRLDPFELIDGLKKIELLLGQGEKEVRFGPRIIDLDIILYGERVVQTDRLILPHPRMHKRCFVLKPLCDIASGIVHPTMEKTMEQLLLQIENNPGQEVRVYVKGDA; encoded by the coding sequence ATGGCGATTGCATATCTCTCCATCGGCTCAAATCTGGGCAATCGATACGATAACTGCATCAGGGGCAGAAAAACGGTTGACACACTTGACCAGACCCGTGTTGTGGCGACCTCACCTTTTTACCGAACCGAGCCCGTGGGTTTTCTCGACCAGGCATGGTTTGTCAACGGAGCACTTAAGATCGAAACCCGCCTTGATCCTTTTGAGCTTATTGACGGATTAAAAAAGATCGAACTGCTTTTGGGGCAGGGTGAAAAAGAGGTGAGGTTTGGTCCCAGGATCATTGACCTTGATATCATCCTTTATGGGGAAAGGGTTGTCCAGACCGACAGACTTATTCTTCCCCACCCGCGCATGCACAAAAGGTGCTTTGTCTTGAAACCCCTTTGTGATATAGCTTCTGGAATTGTCCACCCGACAATGGAAAAAACCATGGAGCAGCTTTTACTACAAATAGAAAATAACCCCGGCCAGGAGGTCAGGGTTTATGTCAAAGGAGACGCATAA
- a CDS encoding fibronectin type III domain-containing protein, whose product MNPFSRNVFRIFVLCAFAIVLAVTGLGCGKKGPPLPPIQEMVAPPSNLALSLAGTTATLTWSYGVKKGVPPIAGFEVDLATQGGGADDCKGCPLRFTPLDTTGAKTFEFAVEIKPGTSYYFRVRAYTGSGVFSGSSNTVQVEL is encoded by the coding sequence ATGAACCCATTTTCAAGGAATGTTTTCAGAATTTTTGTTCTGTGCGCGTTTGCCATTGTTCTGGCTGTAACCGGTCTGGGTTGTGGCAAAAAAGGACCTCCCTTGCCGCCCATCCAGGAGATGGTAGCCCCTCCCAGTAACCTGGCATTGTCCCTTGCTGGAACAACGGCAACCCTTACCTGGTCTTATGGGGTAAAAAAGGGTGTACCTCCCATTGCCGGGTTTGAGGTCGACCTGGCAACCCAAGGGGGGGGGGCAGACGATTGCAAGGGATGTCCCCTGCGGTTTACCCCCCTGGATACCACCGGTGCTAAAACCTTTGAATTTGCCGTTGAAATTAAGCCTGGAACAAGCTACTACTTTCGTGTCAGGGCCTATACCGGCTCAGGGGTGTTCAGCGGTTCTTCTAATACTGTTCAGGTGGAACTATAA